The region TCTGCATAGTAACTAAGAGTGACCATATAGTAAACGGGGTTTTCTTTTGGAAGGCTTTAAATACCCTTTCTTCTTATACCTTCCAAGATCTCAGAACAGACAGCATTTGAAGTAATTTAATTGAAGGCTGATTGCAAGAACAGTAATCATTTGCATAAATAGAAGACAATTAGTATCACATAATAAATTTTGGTCCAAAGAGTATTAAATAAGGTCCAAAgtagaagaatgaatgagttcTCTGAAGCAATACTCACAAAACAGTACTACAATACTGGTTACCTACTTTCAGAGCATAAAATCTCTCTAGTATAAGATCACATTAATTAAAAGTTTCATATGCTGTCATTCCCAGCAGGAATTCCTTTATCTTTGATTGCTAAATAGATTTCACAAGGCCCACAGCAAAAAACCTAACTGCCAGCAATGCTCCTATTATGGAGATCCAAAAATAAgctttgttatgttttttttttttaagattttatttatttatttgtgagagaaagggagaagcaggctccctgctcaatccAGAACCCTGTGGGGCTTAAtccagaaacctgggatcatgacctgagccaaaggcagctgcttaaccaactgagccatgcaggtgccccaaaaataagctttgtaaatgaataaatgcctAATGATATTCTTAATGTAGCAACATAGCAATTGCTCTAAGACCAACCTGTAAAGAAAGGAGAACCTTGGAAAAAAAAGCTGgagcaaaaaaatgttttaaggagaATATTGATTTTAACAAGTAGTCTACCACTTTGGGAAATATTTGTATAAGAAAACCAAATCAGgcaaccatgaaaaaaaattctaccctTCCCCATTATGCAGTGTTTTTGTTCTAGCCATAATTTTGGTGATATAAAGTCAAAGACTTAGAAAAATGACTCTAATAAGTAATCAATCAAGCAGAATTAATCACATGCAGTATTGCTAATGTAAATGATTACCTGAGAAGTCTGTGAGAAGTCTTGCTAGAACTTGCTTGTTTATCACTTCAGTCTTACTAAGCTGCGAAATAATATCTACCCTAGTAGTAGTTTCTCTAATTGCGGGCTTCTTGGGAATCTCAAGATCAGATTCAATATTAACTTCTGTGTGTTCTAGGACATCATATGATCTCTGAAGCCAAGATGATTCTGGTTCACATGTGAAAGCCTGCTTGAGTATTTCTTCAGGAGGAGATTCTACATTATCCTGTACAGAAGCTGACTTCTCAACCTTTCTTTCACTCAGTTCCTTAAGAGCTTTGATTGTGAGCTGTTCCTGTTCTAAGTCAAGAGATGCTGTTGGAGTACCCTGGGCAGGGAAAACATCCAGAACAGCAATTCCAttggtttctttgctttgttCAGTGTGTTTgctatttatgtctttaatttcagAACCACCTGACTCATTTTCATGCAAGACTTCCACAGCAAgagttgttttaaagtctgtagTCTCTGATGTTGCCTGAAAAGCATTTCCTGCACCTTTTTCTATAATTCCTTTCTCCCTGGTTTCTGTAAAGGCTGTTATCAGGTCCTCTGGGGAAGAATCATCTGCATCTTTAACACTTTTTTCATGTAATGACTCCAAACAGGCAGAGGTTGTCGCATTTGGTGAGAATTCTGTCTCCTTAAGAACACTTGAAGACAGAGCTGAAGGAAGTTTGGGGTTTTCAGCTGCAACAGGCTTTTCAGAAGCAACTTCACTCATACTACCTGACTGTTCCACATCTTCTGACAGGACATTCATGTCAGGTACTTGTGAATATGTGGCCTCACCAGTTGGACTCCTTTCAAGAATATCAGGCTGAACTTGTGCTGCCTCAGAGCCTTTTTTGACTGGCCCTTCATAGTCTTCAGATGTTTGATTTTCCCTATTGCAAATGAAAATCTCTTcaatttctctttcatctctttttacAATAGCACTTGGAATGGAAACAGATTTTTCAGCTTGAATTTTGTtcctttcaaatgaaatattGGCTGTGATGTCCTCTATTACTGTGTCATCAGACTCACCAGAACTATCAGCCTCTGTGGCTTCTCCTAATACAGAGCTCTGCCAGTTCATCTCACCTTTCAGGCTGCCATCAGGTAAGACCACTTTCACAGCGGCCACTCCAGAACCCAAAGAGACACCTTTCTCACATGGAGATCCAGGTAACTCTGCAAGTGTGTTGTCTTGTTTCTGCACATTGCCTCCCACACCTTTGATACTGATTTCCTTTGTGGAATCGAGATAGTCTGGCATAGGTATTTCAATGATAGCATTTTCTTGTGGGAGAGACGCCTGTGCCCAACCACCTGCTGATTTAATGACAGGAGTGCTCCCATTAATAGAACATACAGGAATTTTCTGGTGAGTGTTCGTTTTAAGATTTACAACTGGGATTTCTGAATTATATTCACTCATATCAAGTCCTGCAGTTTTTGTGATGTAGTTAGACTTATTGCTCTCTTCTTTCACTTGGGGAACCAAATCCCAAGTCAATATTTCATTAGTAAAGTTATGCATATCATTCACACACCTAGACACTTCTTCCAATGCTGCAGTTGTGTGTGAAAACTGTCTAGTGAGTAACACACAGGCTGGGTAACGCCCTGCCTCTTTACTTCTCAGTGGAAATACTTTGTCATTAGACTCTAAAAGGTCTGCAGGTGATTCTCTATCAATATGCATTGCCCAGCTACCAAAATCATTTGTGCTCTCCTTATATGCATCTTTAAattctttgtcaaatgcttctttgtcaataattacttcaaatgGTGACTCAGGGGAATCCTTTTCAACAATACCACCTCCTGAACCTTCAGATGGGGATAAGGAATATGTACAAATGCCTTCCGCCTTGGGCTGCTGGGTTAGTGGTTTCTGGGCTGTTAGCAAAGTAAACTTGTCATCAGCATCCAAGCCAATTTTATCATCTGTACTTGGTACCTCATTTGGGTTCCTGGACTcttgatctttatttatttgctgtttcaTTAGACCAACTTCCTTTGAGAAAAAAGCAGGATGATCTGGGATACTGGCTGGAACAGAAGGGTGGTTACACTGAACTTCTGCAATAGAAACTTGGGAGTATGCTATGTCTTTACTGGTTCCTTGAggcttttccatctttttcacaTTTAGGAGAGccaaatattcttttccttcattgGCTAAAATAGGCTGGCTGCCTAacactttgcttttttctccaTGCAGTACTGTAAGGTCAGTGTTAAGCATTTCAGAAGACGAAAAAAGGGAGGAAGTCATAGTTTCTGAAGGTGGCTCATCAGAGCAAAGAGAGCTCAATCCCTCTATAGtcagaatttgaaagaaaaaagtttgtttACCAGGTACAATCACACATTAGCTAGTCAGGCCAAGCAGCATGCTTTTCATTTTCcaagttacatatatatacacataggatgtacacacacacacacacaaacacacaacaaAACAACGATCAACAGTTATCCTATAAAACATGCATAAAAGTGCCAAGAATGAACAGAAAAGCTGTATCATGCTACAAACTGCAGATAACAAAAATTTTTCAGGACAAATATTTTTCAGTCTACTTTTTCCATTGTAAAGGTAAAACAAAATCTAGGgaagtttctttccctctgtatTTTTGGTAGAGCTATCCAATGTAATCCATACAAAACCACTCAGTATTATGAAGTATTGATATATTCTCAGCTATAGGCTGTAAAACTTGGTACACAAAGCTTCTACAAATCCACTGTTATAGTTTGACAacttgaaaagggaaaaaaagtgattACAGTTCTGATTCTCAGGAGATATAGTGGATCCCCCCAAGCCTAAAAATCAGactagaattattttattctatacaCAGGGAAGATTGGTCTCAGGTACAGATGGCCTCATTTTAAACTGGAGTATGAAATAGTTGGCTTGCTCCAGAATCTCTTGCACCAACTTGCCAGTTTAATCAACACTGAACTGTGTAAACtggtggggttttgtttgttctttggttAAGAAGAGTTAACTCCAGAAAtccttttaaaacagaaaatattattctaaaagtaacacattaattaaatgttattaaTCATTAATACCACAGCAGTCAGCGATTTATCACATTGTTTCCCATCTTTCCAATCTAGCAAGTTTTTACTGAAGAAAAGATCAAAACAACCTTCCAAAGGATAAGTGCTGTTATCTCTGGAGTTAGAACAAGGTAGGTCTTAAATAAATAGttccaaatgaatgaatcaaagatTCAGTTTGGTAGATGAGACCTAAGCAGGCTCAGGACAGCACTGCCTTGAGCGTGAATGAGTAACTGTGAATTTGTGAAAGAGAAAAACCTTTGGGATTACTTCTATTCagcttatattctttttcatgtgaGAAGTTGAATAatatgggggatccctaggtggctcaggagtttagtgcctgtcttcggcccaaggcatgatcctggagtcctgggattgagtcctgcatcaggattcctgcatgaagcctgcttctccctctgcctgtgtctctgcctctctcattaataaataaataaaatctcaaaaaaaaaaaaaaaaaaaagttgaatagaAGCAAAATTGTGACtttattcaaaatcattttagagggatccctgggtggcgcagcggtttagcgcctgcctctggcccagggcgcgatcctggagacccgggatcgaatcccacatcgggctcccggtgcatggagcctgcttctccctctgcctgtgtctctgcctctctctctctctctctctctctctctctctgtgactatcataaataaataaaaaattttaaaaaatcactttagaaagcttaaaagaaataaaaattaaatatcctaCTGCAACAAATAAAATTCCACTATtacaaaatgtttccaaatgCCAGCTAAAGTTCCTCTATTTCAACATATCACTGAAATTTCATGTAATAGGACCTGACCTTTAGGATAGTTTAACTGTAATCTGGGCATTGGGGAAAAAGTCTTTATAAATTGAGGAAAAACAGTAACAGTCTGGTGGTACAAACTGTACTGTACTAGGGggacagaaaatatttgaagctgTAATTCACATTTACTTCTAATGTAGTAAAAATGACTTGCATTTATCATTATATAGTATAATACAGTATCACTATATAGCACTCAACACCAGATTAAGGAGACAATGTAAATGAAGCTCAGCATTATAGATTAAAAGGTTcaaaactgggacgcctgggtggctcagcggttaagcatcagactttggctcagggcatgatcccagagtcccggaatggaatcccacatcaggcttcctgcattgagcctgcttctccctctgcctgtatgtctctgcctctacctctgtgtctctcatgaataaacaaaatcttagggggaaaaaaaaaaacaactacattTTCAGTAGTTCATTTACAGGATACATTTAAATCGGAAATATTCCATAATCTGAGCTATGAACTATTACTGAACTTACTGGTTACTGTTTCTACCAGGAAACATTCAATGGATTAAATCTGGATTAAGGTAAAACTGTATGGGAACCCCTCCTTTCAAACACGAATGGAACTCTGACATGATCAAAACAGACTCCACCTTACAGGGAATGCTCAGCTTATGTATTTTATAGAGACTGAGATATCAGATGACTCAGATCAATCATCCTATAGACAAAAGGGGACAAAATGAATTAGTAATAATGccacaaaaaaagtaataatgccACAAATATCGAATGGCtatcatgtgccagacactatctTAGAAACTAGATTAAAAGCAGTGAACAAAAAAATCCCTGCATTTGTGGTGCTTACAGCACAGAGcaggagacagacaataagcaaaatgattaagtaaaatgatgatgtggtggtggtgggcttaagaaatgataaagaaagcAACCTACCCTGAATGCTAATAAAATAATGTGCACATTACTGGGGGGAGAAACATGGTGGAACTGTTCTAACATGCTTTATCAGGGCACGAACTTGTCAGTTTTCCAAGCCTTGTTTCTCTCCTATTTCCTTGAACTCTTAATACTCCAAAAGTTTCAAGTTAGGTATATAGTATCTGAAGTAAAGCTAGAAGATTAATACCAGCAAGTCCTGCAATTAAATAAAACCTCTAGGGATCTGTggggatggctcagcagtttggtgcctgctttccgctcagggcctgatcctggattcccaggattgagtcccgcgtcgggctcgctgcagggaggctgcttctccctctgcctgtatctctgcctctctctctgtgtctctctcatgaatgaataaataaaatctttaataaataaacctCTAACATTCTTTAATTAAGATTCTTTAATGTGATGTCACCACTATGcacagaaaaataactttaattagCTTCCCATACAGTTTTACCTTAATCCAATAGACAATATATAGTGCTTTCTGAGGGGCTAGCCTAGGGGCCAACAGATCTCAATATTGCATTAATTCCTGAGACCGTGGGATATAGGAGGTGCTAGCTCTCACCACTGTCAATCCAGCTTTCCCACATGTAGCAAAATATGTCAGCATCTTCATCTGTGCTTCAATTTTAATTATCATGTTTAGAATTTCAGCAAATGAAAAGAAGTTTCTTTGGCTAGATGAAACCCTAACAAAGTTGGACAGAGCTGACTTGTACCAAGACAATGAAAAAAACTGGGCTGGAAGTAAAGAGTTTATAAAAGCATGAAAACATTAAATAGAACGAGATCAGAATCTACTAAGCCTTTTTTAGAAGAGCTCCCATAAGCAAAGACTATTCCAATTAGTGAGTATGGCTCTTAATAGTCACTGGTGTTGTCCAAGTTTGCAAAACAGCAGAAGACGCCAGGAGTTTGAAGGCTGTTAGTTTCTAAAATactatacactaaaaaaaaaaaaaaccaaaaaaaaaaaaaacaaaacaaaaaacctaacaCTGTAAAACTTCCTGATAGAGTAACTTTAGATCATCTTACACCTCAGAAAATGtccattctctttcctctttcaaaaGATCCAAAACTTCACATATACTACAAGGAGACTTTCAACATTACTCAAAACCAGTAAAAAATTCCctcattatgaatattttctaatttagttATTTACTGTAATAGGATTTAATGTGCATATTCATTTTCAAGAATtctaattacttaaaaatagggCATAGCTCTATTACCAAAAGGGTTATACACCTCATAGGTTTGTTAAAAAGGGAATTATATATGGTAAGAGGAGAAAAATTTCATAACCCCATAATAATCATGAGAACATTCCCAAATTTATCCACTACTGAGCTCCTTGCTTACCCATATCTTCCTAAAGTACTTAGAAGTTTTCACTTAAATGTACTATCCAAAATTAGACTAGAAAATTAAGTTGGTAGTTGTAGTGTAAATTTCTAGACTGTTCCCAGACCAAAAATTTATGTTAAAAGATGCAAAATCATCTTTAAGTGTGATCATACTTACTAATAACCATGTGGCCTCGGCAAGCTGGTTTATCCCATCTAAAAAATAGTCATACTTGTACATCAAACTTGAGAATTgccgtgaggattaaatgagctaatacgTGAAAAGTGCTTATAATACTACCTGGCACTTAGTAAATCCTCCATAAATATCCCCAGACAccacattctcaaaaaaaaaaagaaaaaaaaaaacctgacattcAGACTccagatcatgttttttttttttttttgataaggaGAGTATATAACACAAATTCTCCTTCAGAATTTTAGACACTTTCCCTCCTACcattctcaaataaaagaaagtaatttaaagAGCTTTTATCTATTTCAAAAATTTGGGTGATGCAACTTCTGAATCAATTACTACAAAACAAATGCCTATGGCATTCCAAAAATCATGCTGGGTTCTTTGTAGGTAAAAACATTTAAGACAGCCCAAAAAATTCAAAGccagtgttgaaagaaaaaagaactttttcctgaaaaaatgtttcattttaccACCATCAAGGTCAAAGTGTATTTTAGTTCAACATACCAGTAGCTGAACAATCAACAAACAACCTGGCACAAAAGCAGTCTTGGATGCCAACTTTTACACTCCCTTTCAAACTTTAGAACTACTAGTACTTCATGTATTACCTCTGCCTTCCTGACACAGATGCAATCTGCATTAAAGTTTCCTAGGTAATGAACCTGATCTAAAAACTAGAGCTTTACTACACGTTAGAAATCTAATCCTGTAGAAATCCCACAGACGGGCCTGATGCTTTTCACTCTTATTCTTGCCCCTGGACGGTCCTTGTCCAGAAGCACAGCTTAAAGGTTAGTAGGGTATGGGTGGTCTTTTGTGCCTGCTTTAAATACTTCTACTGACCAATATTAAAGTACAGTAACTCGAATTTTTGATTGGAGTAAGGCAAAAGCTCCATTTGACTGGATAGTGGGAATTCAGGTAGAATTTTCCTCTTCTATGTCCACAGTATTTTATCTCACAGGACAAGGTGGGGAATTAACAATGATATGATGAAAAATCAACTTCCAAGTGAATATTGTGTTCACATAAAGTAAATgcactcaaattaaaaaaaacctcttcacATATTGCTTTTACTCTGTTCTTCAAAATAGCTTCTCTTTACTTTCTTATTCCTCAAACTGCCTTTTCAAAAAAGATAGCATTTTTATTCAGGTGTTGGTAACTTAATTACTGAAAACAACGTAATccaaaaacaagtaaacaataACGAATGTTATATTCTATTATCAGAGTTCTTCCTAAAAAGTGTGAATAGCTTAGAATTTTGTTACAGTTACCCTTTGGTGACTTTCCCCCTCCTAAGAATTCagtacttttaattaaaattcagtatttttaattaaaggataGCTGTATCATGGAAAAACCATACACATCAGCGAAGAAATACTATGCATATTCATACAAAGGAGGCTCGAAATATTCAGGTATAGGTTTTCCTACACTTGAATTTTCTCATGTTCacaaaacaggaaggaaagacaAATTTTCGTGCAAAACAGTATCAGCAATTTCCAGCCACAGCATCAAAATAGGAAGTTAGCCAGCGGACACTTTGCAGCCAAGCTAGATCCTAAACAAAAAGTCTCTTCtgtacaaagaaaaatgttttgcttttgttaaaaaaaaaggctgtaactggctaattttttcccttaaatgcTTGCCCCAAAGTTCAGTGTTTAACTTCCTATTCCAGATGCCTACTGCATTACTCAAATTGAATGCAAATGTTGGTTACTGCAAATGTGCTTCCAGTTCTTCAGGTTCCTCTCTTTCCCATCTTATTTTCACCTacttttcttccatgttttctaaaaagaaTCAGAGTATTTTTCAGCCTCCATCCTTATCAAaggtttcagaagtagaaatcAAATTTGAGTTTGAGTTTGATTTTGTGCTGATGGAGGGAGCACAGTCCCCCAATAATACTAAATTACATCACTAACAGCAATATGCTTAAAATAGtaatttctgcctctttctctactCTCATGATTATAACATTAACCTCAAAATGACATCtctaaaaatatctgcaaacccTAAAATACGACTAATATACTTTATCATCTTTACCACAGGCAGTGTTTATGAGCATGGACTTTGGAGTTCTACATGTGTCACTTAGTCActctgtgatcttgagcaagttattgCACCATTTAAAATCCCAgtgtcaaaaagaaataaaaaaataaaataaataaaataaaatcccagtgTCCTGAACTGGTAATTCAGCTAGTACCCTTCCTCCATAAAACCGGCTGTGCAGATTAAACAATTCACATGAAGTATTGAACACGGTAAAAGCTCAATAAAAATGAGTCACATCCTACATCTATACCTCTTAATATCTTTCTTTTACATTACAGGGAAAGACCATAAAATTTATTCCCCTATTTTGAAACACTCAGGGATTAGGATGAAATTAACTTCTgcttaataagaaaaaaggaatcaataAGACTACAAAGGACCTACTGAGGAATACAACTTATTCAAGAAGAAATTGATTATTCTATTGTCATTACAAATGTATTTAATAGCTGTAAAAAAGCTTGCTTTACTAGATTAAAAAACTATCTACTTCAAAGTAGTACAATTTAATAAACATTAcataattttcttctgaaaaatttaATTGCCCTTCCTTTATTCAGTCCAAATTAATGGCAGCTTTTTGTACATGCATTTCCCTGAAGGCCAATGAGAACTATTTCAGGACTGAAGAGGtcattcttaaatatgaaaaCGTTCTATTTAATAATTGCTACATATTACTTATTATGGTTTAGATATATATAAGTAAGGCATAACTCTCAAGGCTAAAGTAATGGCTAAGGGTTATGGAAGCCAGAGACAGATTAGTTGGGTTAATGCCAGTGATGGACTCAAGGTTCCTCTTGGTGGCAGCAGTCATTAAAAAAGCCTTACACTGGGCAGACTGGTCCCAGCTATTCTCCCCAGGAGTCTTAATCAAGTGAAACAAGGACACCAACatcctcttccttatttttatgaGGCATACTAAAAGCTGGCCCTCCTTGGCTCTTCTAGAATACACTAAATCACTTGCCAAGGTGTCTCCTCAAACAACAGGCTGAT is a window of Vulpes lagopus strain Blue_001 chromosome 11, ASM1834538v1, whole genome shotgun sequence DNA encoding:
- the RTN3 gene encoding reticulon-3 isoform X1, encoding MAEPSAATQSPSVSSSSSGAEPSAPGGGSPGACPALGAKSCGSSCADSFVSSSSSQPVSLFSTSQEGLSSLCSDEPPSETMTSSLFSSSEMLNTDLTVLHGEKSKVLGSQPILANEGKEYLALLNVKKMEKPQGTSKDIAYSQVSIAEVQCNHPSVPASIPDHPAFFSKEVGLMKQQINKDQESRNPNEVPSTDDKIGLDADDKFTLLTAQKPLTQQPKAEGICTYSLSPSEGSGGGIVEKDSPESPFEVIIDKEAFDKEFKDAYKESTNDFGSWAMHIDRESPADLLESNDKVFPLRSKEAGRYPACVLLTRQFSHTTAALEEVSRCVNDMHNFTNEILTWDLVPQVKEESNKSNYITKTAGLDMSEYNSEIPVVNLKTNTHQKIPVCSINGSTPVIKSAGGWAQASLPQENAIIEIPMPDYLDSTKEISIKGVGGNVQKQDNTLAELPGSPCEKGVSLGSGVAAVKVVLPDGSLKGEMNWQSSVLGEATEADSSGESDDTVIEDITANISFERNKIQAEKSVSIPSAIVKRDEREIEEIFICNRENQTSEDYEGPVKKGSEAAQVQPDILERSPTGEATYSQVPDMNVLSEDVEQSGSMSEVASEKPVAAENPKLPSALSSSVLKETEFSPNATTSACLESLHEKSVKDADDSSPEDLITAFTETREKGIIEKGAGNAFQATSETTDFKTTLAVEVLHENESGGSEIKDINSKHTEQSKETNGIAVLDVFPAQGTPTASLDLEQEQLTIKALKELSERKVEKSASVQDNVESPPEEILKQAFTCEPESSWLQRSYDVLEHTEVNIESDLEIPKKPAIRETTTRVDIISQLSKTEVINKQVLARLLTDFSVHDLIFWRDVKKTGFVFGTTLIMLLSLAAFSVISVVSYLILALLSVTISFRVYKSVIQAVQKSEEGHPFKAYLDVDITLSSEAFHNYVNAAMVHINRALKLIIRLFLVEDLVDSLKLAVFMWLMTYVGAVFNGITLLILAELLIFSVPIVYEKYKTQIDHYVGIARDQTKSIVEKIQAKLPGIAKKKAE